One segment of Xanthomonas oryzae pv. oryzae DNA contains the following:
- a CDS encoding ABC transporter ATP-binding protein: MTALVTLRNVTKTYQRGPEKVQVLHGIDLEIERGDFVALMGPSGSGKTTLLNLIGGLDTPSGGEIEIEGERIDLMSGGQLATWRSHHVGFVFQFYNLMPMLNAQKNVELPLLLTNLGAAQRRRHAEIALTLVGLDERRSHKPSELSGGQQQRVAIARAIVSDPTFLICDEPTGDLDRHNAEEILKLLQQLNREHGKTIIIVTHDPKAAEYASHTVHLDKGELADALVAD; this comes from the coding sequence ATGACCGCCCTCGTTACCCTCCGCAACGTCACCAAGACCTACCAGCGCGGCCCGGAGAAGGTGCAGGTGCTGCATGGCATCGATCTGGAAATCGAGCGCGGCGACTTCGTCGCGCTGATGGGTCCTTCCGGTTCGGGCAAGACCACACTGCTGAACCTGATCGGTGGACTCGACACGCCGTCAGGCGGCGAGATCGAGATCGAAGGCGAGCGCATCGACCTCATGAGCGGCGGTCAGCTGGCCACCTGGCGCAGCCATCACGTCGGCTTCGTGTTCCAGTTCTATAACCTGATGCCGATGCTCAACGCGCAGAAGAACGTCGAGCTGCCACTGCTGCTGACCAACCTCGGTGCAGCGCAGCGCAGGCGCCATGCCGAAATCGCGTTGACGCTGGTCGGCCTCGATGAGCGCCGCAGCCACAAGCCCAGCGAATTGTCCGGCGGCCAGCAGCAGCGCGTGGCGATTGCGCGGGCCATCGTCTCCGATCCCACCTTCCTGATCTGCGACGAGCCCACCGGTGACCTCGACCGCCACAACGCCGAGGAGATCCTCAAGCTGCTGCAGCAACTCAACCGCGAGCACGGCAAGACCATCATCATAGTCACCCACGATCCCAAGGCCGCCGAGTACGCCTCGCATACCGTGCATCTGGACAAGGGCGAGCTGGCCGACGCACTGGTCGCTGACTAA
- a CDS encoding ABC transporter permease produces the protein MKYFSLVWAQLFRSETRTLLTLLSVVAAFLLFGMLDSVRVAFNSGGSIEGVNRLVVTSRLSITQSLPIRLGTQIREVAGVRDVTSAIWFGGIYKDPKNFFANSSVAPNYFDVYRELQIPPEQLKAFHTTRAGAIVGESLAKEFGWKLGDTIPLQATLFPRGGSNNWPLELVGIFRSKDRTLAANEERQLMMNWKYFDESNDYIKNKVSWYTVTLDNPDHASRVAQAIDAISANSDHETKSQTESAFQQAFVKQFADIGMIVTSIMGAVFFTLLLLTGNTMAQAVRERIPELATLKTLGFKDGTLLTLVMVESVLLIGLGGATGLGLAALILPGLASKAMGMLPPNVPLQTWLVGAGLIVVIGVVVGVLPALRAKRLKIVDALAGR, from the coding sequence ATGAAATACTTCTCGCTCGTATGGGCGCAGCTGTTCCGCAGCGAGACGCGGACGCTGCTGACCCTGCTGTCGGTGGTCGCTGCATTCCTGTTGTTCGGCATGCTCGATTCGGTGCGTGTGGCGTTCAATTCCGGCGGCAGCATCGAAGGCGTCAACCGCCTGGTGGTGACCTCGCGCCTGTCGATCACTCAGTCGCTGCCGATCCGCCTGGGTACGCAGATACGCGAGGTGGCCGGGGTGCGCGATGTGACCTCGGCGATATGGTTCGGTGGCATCTATAAAGATCCGAAGAACTTCTTCGCCAACTCCTCGGTGGCTCCGAACTACTTCGACGTCTACCGTGAACTGCAGATTCCTCCAGAACAGCTGAAGGCGTTCCATACCACACGCGCCGGCGCGATCGTTGGCGAATCGCTGGCCAAAGAGTTCGGCTGGAAGCTCGGCGACACCATCCCACTGCAGGCGACGCTCTTCCCACGCGGCGGCAGCAATAACTGGCCGCTGGAACTGGTCGGCATCTTCCGCTCCAAGGACCGCACGCTGGCCGCCAACGAGGAACGCCAGCTGATGATGAATTGGAAGTACTTTGATGAATCCAATGACTACATCAAAAACAAGGTCAGCTGGTACACGGTGACGCTGGACAACCCCGACCATGCCTCGCGCGTTGCGCAGGCGATCGATGCGATCTCGGCCAACTCCGATCACGAAACCAAGAGCCAGACCGAATCGGCATTTCAACAGGCCTTCGTTAAGCAGTTCGCCGACATCGGCATGATCGTCACCTCGATCATGGGCGCGGTGTTCTTCACACTGCTGCTGTTGACCGGCAACACCATGGCCCAGGCGGTACGCGAGCGCATCCCGGAACTGGCGACGCTGAAGACGCTCGGCTTCAAGGACGGCACGCTGCTGACTCTGGTGATGGTCGAATCGGTGCTACTGATTGGGCTCGGTGGTGCGACCGGACTGGGTCTTGCGGCGTTGATCCTGCCGGGGCTGGCGTCAAAGGCAATGGGCATGCTGCCTCCGAACGTGCCACTTCAAACCTGGCTGGTCGGTGCCGGGCTGATCGTGGTGATCGGCGTGGTAGTCGGCGTGCTGCCGGCGCTACGCGCGAAGCGTCTGAAGATCGTCGATGCCCTGGCTGGGCGCTGA
- a CDS encoding ABC transporter permease — MKKHWLGNALSILLMVVGLGVWIALPWIGVLAVAVALMLWLLLTRSGRLSLAAARIGIASLPQRWGASSVIVVGIAGVVGVLVAMLAMGRGFEVTLNSTGDDTTAIVLRGGSQAETNSVITRDLVPLVSALPGIAKDVQGRAMISPELSQVVNLVSKSDGTDVNAQFRGVGEQGWAVHDKVKIVDGRRFGTGLREIVVGKGAQNQFRGLDVGRTLSLGNQTWTVVGVFASGDAHDSELWTDAQTLASTYQRSAWQSISARTEGKAGFDRFRAAMAADPRLKLDVDTTRSYYGKQGGGLSKLIGILGTVIGAIMAVGAVFGALNTMYAAVATRVREIATMRALGFRSTPVVMAVMLETMLLALLGGVLGGAIAWAVFNGYSVSTLGSNFSQVVFQFKVSPELLWSGLKWALGIGLVGGLFPALRAARLPITTALREV; from the coding sequence ATGAAGAAGCATTGGTTGGGCAACGCGCTGTCGATCCTGCTGATGGTGGTGGGCCTGGGCGTGTGGATCGCGCTGCCATGGATCGGCGTGCTGGCGGTGGCTGTGGCGCTAATGCTGTGGCTGCTGCTGACCCGCAGCGGTCGGCTATCGCTGGCTGCCGCGCGCATCGGCATCGCCAGCCTTCCGCAGCGCTGGGGCGCGAGTTCGGTGATCGTGGTCGGCATCGCCGGTGTGGTCGGCGTGCTGGTGGCGATGTTGGCGATGGGACGCGGTTTTGAAGTCACGCTCAACAGCACCGGCGACGACACCACGGCGATCGTGCTGCGCGGCGGTTCGCAGGCGGAGACCAACTCAGTGATCACCCGCGACTTGGTGCCTCTGGTCAGCGCGCTACCCGGCATCGCCAAGGACGTGCAGGGTCGCGCGATGATCTCGCCGGAGCTGTCGCAGGTGGTCAACCTGGTCTCCAAGTCCGACGGCACCGACGTGAATGCGCAGTTCCGCGGCGTCGGCGAGCAGGGTTGGGCGGTGCACGACAAGGTTAAGATCGTCGATGGCCGGCGCTTCGGCACCGGCCTGCGCGAGATCGTGGTCGGCAAGGGCGCGCAGAACCAGTTCCGCGGGCTGGATGTCGGCAGAACGCTGAGCCTGGGCAACCAGACCTGGACCGTGGTCGGCGTGTTCGCTTCCGGCGATGCGCACGATTCGGAGCTGTGGACCGATGCGCAGACCCTGGCCAGCACCTACCAGCGCAGCGCCTGGCAGTCGATCAGCGCGCGCACCGAGGGCAAGGCCGGCTTCGACCGGTTCAGGGCCGCGATGGCCGCCGACCCACGGCTCAAGCTCGACGTCGATACCACGCGCAGCTACTACGGCAAGCAGGGCGGCGGGCTGAGCAAGCTGATCGGTATCCTCGGCACGGTGATCGGCGCGATCATGGCGGTCGGTGCGGTGTTCGGCGCACTCAACACCATGTACGCGGCGGTGGCCACGCGTGTACGGGAGATTGCCACGATGCGCGCGCTTGGCTTCCGCAGTACGCCGGTGGTGATGGCGGTGATGCTGGAGACAATGCTGCTGGCGCTGCTCGGCGGCGTACTGGGTGGCGCGATTGCATGGGCGGTGTTCAACGGCTACAGCGTGTCCACACTGGGCAGCAACTTCAGCCAGGTGGTGTTCCAGTTCAAGGTCTCGCCGGAGTTGCTGTGGAGCGGGCTGAAGTGGGCGCTGGGAATCGGGCTGGTCGGCGGCCTGTTTCCTGCCCTGCGTGCTGCACGGCTGCCGATTACCACCGCACTGCGCGAGGTATGA
- a CDS encoding IS1595-like element ISXo5 family transposase: MAMNRVQFQAGLSLPAFLKRYGDAQQCEQALEISRWPQGFVCPRCVATAHSRFQRHGTTYWQCTACYRQTSLRSGTVMDNSKLPLRTWLLGMYLLGQSKTNLSALELMRHLGVSYPTAWRMKHKLMQAMTQREANRKLGGIVQLDDAYLGGERNGGKAGRGSENKRPFVIAVETTEDGRPLRAVMDPVPGFTKAALSEWIGQRLHPGADVYSDGLGAFRALEAEHAHTVIEGSGRSRCEAENARWVNVVLSNLKRSLDGAYHAFKFAKYAQRYLAETMWRFNRRFDLTRLVPSLLAAAAASKPWSERALRDVTMFTAESAC, encoded by the coding sequence ATGGCCATGAATCGTGTGCAGTTCCAAGCCGGGCTGTCGTTGCCGGCGTTCCTCAAGCGCTATGGCGACGCGCAGCAGTGCGAGCAGGCGTTGGAGATCTCGCGCTGGCCACAGGGCTTTGTTTGTCCGCGTTGCGTCGCTACCGCGCACAGTCGATTCCAGCGTCACGGCACCACGTACTGGCAGTGCACGGCCTGCTATCGCCAGACCAGCCTGCGCTCGGGCACGGTGATGGACAACAGCAAGCTGCCGCTACGCACCTGGCTGCTTGGCATGTATCTGCTGGGCCAGAGCAAGACGAACCTGTCGGCGCTGGAGTTGATGCGACACCTGGGAGTGAGCTACCCGACAGCGTGGCGAATGAAGCACAAGCTGATGCAGGCCATGACCCAACGCGAGGCGAACCGCAAGTTGGGCGGGATCGTGCAACTGGACGATGCCTACCTGGGCGGAGAACGCAACGGTGGCAAGGCCGGGCGCGGCTCGGAGAACAAGCGCCCTTTCGTGATCGCCGTGGAGACCACTGAAGACGGTCGTCCATTGCGCGCGGTGATGGATCCGGTCCCAGGCTTCACCAAGGCGGCGCTGTCGGAATGGATCGGGCAACGCCTGCATCCTGGAGCAGATGTCTACAGTGATGGACTCGGTGCGTTTCGAGCACTGGAAGCCGAGCACGCGCACACGGTGATCGAAGGCAGCGGTCGAAGTCGCTGCGAGGCAGAGAACGCACGCTGGGTCAACGTGGTGTTGTCCAACCTAAAGCGTTCGCTGGACGGTGCCTATCACGCCTTCAAATTCGCCAAATACGCCCAGCGCTACCTGGCAGAGACGATGTGGCGGTTCAACCGCCGTTTCGATCTGACCCGGCTGGTGCCCAGCTTGCTGGCCGCCGCAGCCGCCAGCAAGCCGTGGTCCGAGCGGGCCCTGCGTGATGTCACCATGTTCACCGCTGAAAGTGCGTGCTAA
- a CDS encoding SymE family type I addiction module toxin, which yields MMTREQAEALNAAELARKQRPPRRLRATQQCTMGYGYYPDSHQRVPALRLRGRWLEQLGFAIGCKLRITVRDSELVITVVGEE from the coding sequence ATGATGACGCGCGAGCAGGCCGAGGCCCTGAATGCTGCCGAGCTTGCGCGCAAACAACGCCCACCGCGACGCTTGCGTGCGACACAGCAGTGCACCATGGGGTATGGCTACTATCCTGACAGCCATCAGCGCGTACCCGCACTGCGGCTGCGTGGTCGCTGGCTGGAGCAGCTGGGCTTCGCCATCGGGTGCAAACTGCGCATCACTGTGCGGGATAGTGAGCTGGTGATTACGGTGGTTGGTGAGGAGTGA